A genomic stretch from Corynebacterium faecale includes:
- the hisC gene encoding histidinol-phosphate transaminase, translating into MIRADLSDIPTYVPGKDIDNATKLSSNEVAFTPLPAAISAITEAAGGANRYPDIAAVELRGVLAEHLELDPEQVTVGCGSSALCQQLVQTTCLQGDEVIFPWRSFEGYPIFARVAGAVAVPIPLLPETQGHDLDGMIAAITDRTRLIFLCNPNNPSGTTFTEAEFEAFMERVPSHVVVGLDEAYFEFNRSEDSPVATEAVRRYPNVVGLRTFSKAYGLAGVRIGYAFGDPEIIAAMNKVAIPFAVSSVAQAAAIASLNAADELMERAEEVVAERDRVATAVGAAPSQANFVWLPGEQASDLAGRLAEHGVVIRAFPEGARITVTTREENNRLIHAWEAVHNG; encoded by the coding sequence ATGATTAGAGCCGATCTCTCCGATATCCCCACCTACGTTCCCGGAAAAGACATCGACAACGCCACCAAGTTGTCCTCCAATGAGGTTGCTTTCACCCCGCTGCCTGCAGCAATCTCCGCCATCACCGAAGCGGCAGGGGGTGCCAACCGTTATCCGGACATCGCAGCGGTGGAGCTTCGGGGTGTGTTGGCTGAGCATCTGGAACTTGATCCGGAGCAGGTGACGGTGGGCTGTGGTTCCTCCGCCCTGTGCCAACAGCTGGTGCAGACCACCTGCCTGCAGGGCGATGAGGTGATCTTCCCGTGGCGCAGCTTTGAGGGTTATCCCATCTTCGCCCGCGTCGCTGGCGCGGTGGCCGTTCCGATCCCGTTGCTCCCGGAGACCCAGGGGCACGATTTGGACGGCATGATCGCGGCCATCACTGACCGCACCCGCCTGATTTTCCTCTGCAATCCCAACAACCCTTCGGGCACCACCTTCACCGAGGCGGAGTTCGAGGCCTTCATGGAGCGGGTGCCATCCCATGTGGTGGTGGGTCTGGATGAGGCTTATTTCGAGTTCAACCGCTCCGAGGACTCCCCCGTGGCCACCGAAGCTGTGCGCCGCTACCCCAATGTGGTGGGTCTGCGTACCTTCTCCAAGGCTTATGGTCTGGCAGGGGTGCGCATCGGTTATGCCTTCGGCGACCCGGAGATCATTGCTGCGATGAACAAGGTGGCCATCCCCTTCGCGGTCAGCTCCGTCGCACAGGCGGCCGCCATCGCGTCCCTCAATGCCGCCGATGAGCTCATGGAACGCGCCGAGGAAGTGGTCGCCGAACGTGATCGCGTGGCTACCGCAGTGGGCGCTGCCCCCAGCCAGGCGAACTTTGTGTGGCTACCCGGTGAGCAGGCATCAGACCTGGCCGGCAGGCTCGCCGAGCACGGGGTGGTCATCCGCGCCTTCCCGGAGGGTGCCCGGATCACAGTCACCACGCGCGAGGAAAACAACCGGCTTATCCACGCCTGGGAGGCTGTTCACAATGGGTAG
- a CDS encoding SLC13 family permease, which yields MKVGNRKEWHRQARGLITGVVLALLVYLFFPANAVEVVAESAGFDPDAEYSRDAMRITAATTVLMAAWWMTEAIPLPATALIPLIAFPLFQVTSFASAAAPYANPTIFLFLGGFLLALGLQKWDLHRRMALAVVLAVGTKPKQLVLGFMVATGFLSMWVSNTATAVVMLPIGMSVLVLTAETVGGMKNQKKFATGLMLAIAYAASIGSLGTLIGTPPNALLAAYMSESHDITIGFGQWMMVGVPIAVIFTVLAWLVLTTVFKPEIDEIPGGKELIREEIKKLGPWTRPQIAVGLVFLAAAISWVFVPLALDWTGSELAIHDAMVGIIAGVILFTVPANFKTGERLLDWKTANETPWDVLILFGGGLSLSAMFTQTGLSLWIGELAKGLGALPIILLIFSVAALVLFLTEFTSNTATAATFLPIMGGVAVGIGLTAGGEQNILLLTIPVALSATCAFMLPVATPPNAIAFGSGYVKIGEMVKGGIWLNIIAVILITIFTYLVAIPVFGIVL from the coding sequence ATGAAGGTGGGGAATCGCAAGGAGTGGCACCGCCAGGCGCGAGGTCTGATCACCGGTGTGGTGCTCGCCCTGCTGGTGTATCTCTTCTTCCCCGCGAACGCCGTGGAGGTGGTTGCCGAGTCCGCAGGTTTCGACCCGGACGCGGAATACTCCCGTGACGCCATGCGCATCACCGCCGCCACCACCGTCCTCATGGCCGCCTGGTGGATGACCGAGGCCATCCCGCTGCCGGCCACCGCCCTAATCCCTCTGATCGCGTTCCCGCTGTTCCAGGTGACATCGTTCGCCTCTGCGGCGGCACCTTATGCCAACCCCACCATCTTCCTGTTCCTCGGCGGATTCCTGCTGGCATTGGGTCTGCAGAAGTGGGACCTGCACCGCCGCATGGCGCTCGCCGTGGTGTTGGCTGTGGGCACCAAGCCCAAGCAGCTGGTTCTGGGTTTCATGGTGGCCACCGGATTCCTCTCCATGTGGGTCTCCAACACCGCCACCGCCGTGGTCATGCTTCCGATCGGCATGTCTGTGCTGGTGCTCACCGCTGAGACCGTCGGCGGAATGAAGAACCAGAAGAAGTTTGCCACCGGTCTCATGCTGGCCATCGCCTACGCGGCCTCCATCGGTTCCCTGGGCACCCTGATCGGTACCCCGCCGAATGCTCTGTTGGCTGCCTACATGTCGGAATCCCACGACATCACCATCGGTTTCGGCCAGTGGATGATGGTGGGTGTACCGATCGCCGTCATCTTTACCGTTCTGGCGTGGCTGGTTCTGACCACCGTGTTCAAGCCGGAGATCGATGAGATCCCGGGGGGTAAGGAACTGATCCGCGAGGAGATCAAGAAGCTGGGACCGTGGACCCGCCCGCAGATCGCCGTCGGCCTGGTCTTCCTGGCCGCAGCTATCTCCTGGGTGTTTGTGCCACTGGCTCTGGACTGGACCGGTTCCGAACTGGCCATCCACGACGCCATGGTGGGCATCATCGCCGGTGTCATCCTGTTCACCGTGCCGGCGAACTTCAAGACCGGTGAGCGACTGCTCGACTGGAAGACCGCCAATGAAACCCCCTGGGACGTACTGATTCTCTTCGGCGGCGGGTTGTCGCTGTCTGCCATGTTCACCCAGACCGGTCTGTCCCTGTGGATCGGTGAGCTGGCGAAGGGCCTGGGCGCCCTGCCCATCATCCTGCTGATCTTCTCCGTGGCCGCGCTGGTGCTGTTCCTCACCGAATTCACCTCCAACACCGCCACCGCCGCGACCTTCCTCCCGATCATGGGTGGTGTTGCAGTCGGCATCGGTCTCACCGCCGGCGGCGAGCAGAACATCCTGCTGCTCACCATTCCGGTTGCACTCTCCGCGACCTGTGCCTTCATGCTTCCCGTCGCGACCCCACCGAACGCCATCGCCTTCGGTTCCGGCTATGTCAAGATCGGCGAGATGGTCAAGGGTGGTATCTGGCTCAACATCATCGCCGTCATCCTCATCACCATCTTCACCTACCTGGTGGCGATCCCGGTCTTCGGCATCGTGCTTTAA